The following proteins come from a genomic window of Micromonospora echinofusca:
- the pstA gene encoding phosphate ABC transporter permease PstA, whose amino-acid sequence MTTTVPSHRTRPPAQPPTLKARRLPKYAAPAIAAAALLVAAVFAYGTGTGGPVLVVVLGALLYLAGLFAAANRVEGRRSARNRTWSALIHSAFVLAVLPLASVVWTLVSKGAERLDADFFLTSMNNIGARDPNGGAYHAIVGTLQQVGIAALITVPLGILCAIYIVEYGRGRFAFTIRFFVDVMTGIPSIVAGLFVLAFWVLIVSPWFNDGRPSFSGFAAALALSVLMLPTVVRSTEEMLRLVPAPLREGAYALGVPKWKTILRVVLPTALPGIVTGVMLAIARAAGETAPVLLVAGGGAAINFNPFENNQSSLALFVYQQAGDASRYAPARAWTAALTLVALVLILTVAAKLLARRNRLGR is encoded by the coding sequence ATGACCACTACTGTCCCGTCGCACCGGACCCGTCCGCCCGCACAGCCGCCCACCCTCAAGGCCCGCCGGCTGCCGAAGTACGCCGCGCCGGCCATCGCGGCAGCCGCCCTGCTGGTCGCCGCCGTGTTCGCGTACGGCACCGGCACCGGCGGTCCCGTGCTGGTCGTGGTGCTCGGCGCGCTGCTCTACCTGGCTGGCCTGTTCGCCGCCGCCAACCGCGTCGAGGGACGGCGGTCGGCCCGCAACCGCACCTGGAGCGCGCTGATCCACTCGGCGTTCGTACTGGCCGTCCTGCCGCTGGCGTCGGTGGTCTGGACCCTGGTCAGCAAGGGCGCCGAGCGGCTGGACGCCGACTTCTTCCTCACCTCGATGAACAACATCGGCGCGCGGGACCCGAACGGCGGCGCGTACCACGCGATCGTCGGCACGCTCCAGCAGGTCGGCATCGCCGCCCTGATCACCGTCCCGCTCGGCATCCTCTGCGCGATCTACATCGTCGAGTACGGCCGCGGCCGGTTCGCCTTCACCATCCGGTTCTTCGTGGACGTGATGACGGGCATCCCGTCGATCGTCGCCGGCCTGTTCGTGCTGGCGTTCTGGGTGCTGATCGTCTCGCCGTGGTTCAACGACGGGCGGCCCAGCTTCTCCGGCTTCGCCGCCGCGCTCGCCCTGAGCGTGCTGATGCTGCCCACCGTGGTCCGCTCCACCGAGGAGATGCTGCGTCTCGTCCCGGCGCCGCTGCGCGAGGGGGCGTACGCCCTCGGCGTGCCGAAGTGGAAGACCATCCTGCGGGTCGTGCTGCCGACCGCGCTGCCGGGCATCGTCACCGGCGTCATGCTCGCCATCGCCCGCGCGGCCGGCGAGACCGCCCCGGTGCTGCTCGTCGCCGGCGGCGGCGCGGCGATCAACTTCAACCCGTTCGAGAACAACCAGTCGTCGCTGGCCCTCTTCGTCTACCAGCAGGCCGGTGACGCGTCCCGGTACGCGCCGGCGCGGGCGTGGACGGCGGCACTCACCCTGGTCGCCCTCGTGCTGATCCTGACCGTCGCGGCGAAGCTGCTGGCCCGTCGCAACCGGCT